A single region of the Gemmatimonas sp. UBA7669 genome encodes:
- a CDS encoding tetratricopeptide repeat protein: MEDLAPALGAYDSGRRYADRASDSLGLADIEHRIGLLFWRSNQYDSALVHLDLAKRLRIAVNDQRGLSSEYNSIGASYYQLGVYEPALEAFLEALTLRRAAGDSAGVARTLTNIGKTYHDWRQYSRAREMLEMAVNASRHSDSPAAVGYALNTFAQLEIDLRRFSDARRLLQQSIEAYSLPGALPQRADTLDAWTLNAVTSALLLVREGRPAEALPVLDSVLRVGADRGSVRGQARTLAIQAEAHATMGHRDVARRLYVESLRLARSVVQRVMALDALQHLASLEEQAGNSAQALRYLREYQALGDTIFDQAAAQRIASMEAREETQRAREANAALMATQAAQEAVIARQRLVVTLGSLILVLVVALLAVLVRFNRRDRARLAVLSQTNAELEKANGELAVALKEVRTLSGLIPICANCKNIRDDQGYWASVESYLAQHSGATFSHSICETCGPQLYGPMWKDGAEAVSDANA, translated from the coding sequence GTGGAGGACCTCGCGCCGGCACTTGGTGCGTATGACAGCGGGCGGCGATACGCCGACCGGGCAAGCGATTCTCTGGGGCTGGCCGACATCGAGCATCGCATCGGTCTGCTTTTCTGGCGCTCAAATCAGTACGACAGTGCGCTCGTTCACCTCGATCTCGCCAAGCGTCTGCGAATCGCCGTGAATGACCAGCGGGGCCTGTCGTCCGAGTACAACAGCATCGGCGCGTCGTACTATCAGCTGGGCGTGTATGAACCGGCGCTGGAAGCCTTCCTCGAGGCGCTCACGCTGCGTCGCGCCGCCGGGGACTCTGCCGGTGTGGCGCGCACGCTCACCAACATCGGCAAGACCTATCACGACTGGCGTCAATACAGCCGTGCACGCGAGATGTTGGAGATGGCGGTGAACGCGTCTCGCCATTCGGACAGTCCGGCCGCTGTCGGTTACGCCCTCAACACGTTTGCGCAACTCGAGATCGACCTGCGCCGATTCAGCGACGCGCGTCGTCTGCTCCAGCAATCCATCGAGGCGTACAGCCTGCCAGGAGCGTTGCCCCAGCGGGCTGACACGCTGGATGCGTGGACGCTCAATGCCGTAACGAGCGCGCTGCTGCTCGTGCGTGAGGGGCGACCAGCCGAGGCGCTCCCGGTACTGGACTCGGTGCTGCGCGTCGGGGCTGATCGTGGAAGTGTACGTGGTCAGGCACGCACACTGGCCATTCAGGCCGAGGCGCACGCCACCATGGGCCACCGTGATGTCGCCCGCAGGCTGTATGTCGAGTCGCTGCGGCTCGCGCGCAGTGTGGTACAGCGCGTAATGGCACTGGATGCCCTGCAGCATCTTGCCAGCCTCGAGGAACAGGCCGGCAACAGTGCACAGGCGCTGCGCTACCTGCGGGAGTACCAGGCCCTCGGTGATACCATTTTCGATCAGGCGGCTGCCCAGCGCATCGCGTCCATGGAAGCGCGTGAGGAAACCCAGCGGGCACGGGAGGCCAATGCGGCGCTCATGGCCACGCAGGCGGCGCAGGAAGCCGTCATCGCGCGGCAGCGTCTGGTGGTGACACTGGGCTCGCTCATTCTGGTGTTGGTGGTGGCGCTGCTGGCCGTGCTGGTGCGATTCAATCGGCGCGACCGGGCCCGCCTCGCGGTGCTGTCGCAAACCAATGCCGAACTCGAGAAAGCCAACGGCGAGCTGGCGGTGGCGCTCAAGGAAGTCCGGACCCTGTCCGGGCTCATTCCCATCTGCGCCAACTGCAAGAACATCCGTGACGACCAGGGCTACTGGGCGTCCGTGGAGTCCTACCTGGCCCAGCATTCGGGGGCGACGTTCAGTCACAGCATCTGTGAAACCTGCGGCCCGCAGCTCTATGGTCCGATGTGGAAGGACGGGGCGGAAGCCGTCAGCGACGCCAATGCTTGA
- a CDS encoding fumarate hydratase encodes MTTITQADFIQSIADALQHISYYHPLDYIHALADAYDKEQSPAAKDAIAQILTNSRMCAEGHRPICQDTGSVVVFLKVGMNVRWDATLSIQEMVDEGVRRAYLQPDNILRASIVSDPAFSRKNTRDNTPAVVHVELVPGDTVDVKLGAKGGGSENKSKFAMLNPSDNIVDWVLKTVPLMGAGWCPPGMLGIGIGGSAEKAMLMAKESLMEHIDMAQLKARGPQNKIEELRIELCDKINALGIGAQGLGGLSTVLDVKIWDYPTHAASKPIAMIPNCAATRHAHFVLDGSGVAELPVPSLSDWPNVTWRPDVNAKRVDLDTLTPEVVATWKAGDRLLLNGRMLTGRDAAHKRIADLYASGEGLPAGVDFTNRVIYYVGPVDPVRDEAVGPAGPTTATRMDKFTEMMLAKTGLIAMIGKAERGTMGLEAIRKHKAAYLMAVGGAAYLVSKAIRHSRVVAFEDLGMEAIYEFTVEDMPVTVAVDSAGDNVHESGPAEWQDKIRKGLPVLA; translated from the coding sequence ATGACCACCATCACCCAAGCCGACTTCATCCAGTCCATCGCGGACGCACTCCAGCACATCTCCTATTATCACCCGCTGGACTACATTCACGCGCTGGCTGACGCCTACGACAAGGAACAGTCGCCCGCCGCGAAGGACGCGATCGCGCAGATCCTCACCAACTCGCGCATGTGCGCCGAGGGGCATCGCCCCATCTGCCAGGACACGGGCAGTGTGGTGGTCTTCCTCAAGGTGGGCATGAATGTGCGTTGGGACGCCACGCTGTCCATCCAGGAGATGGTGGACGAGGGCGTGCGCCGGGCCTACCTGCAGCCAGACAACATTCTGCGGGCGTCCATCGTGTCCGACCCGGCGTTCTCGCGCAAGAACACGCGCGACAACACGCCGGCGGTGGTGCACGTGGAGCTGGTGCCGGGCGACACGGTGGACGTCAAGCTTGGCGCCAAGGGGGGCGGCTCGGAGAACAAGAGCAAGTTTGCCATGCTCAATCCCAGCGACAACATCGTGGACTGGGTGCTGAAGACGGTGCCGCTCATGGGCGCCGGCTGGTGCCCGCCCGGCATGCTGGGCATCGGCATTGGCGGCAGCGCGGAGAAGGCCATGCTCATGGCGAAGGAATCGCTTATGGAGCACATCGACATGGCGCAGCTCAAGGCGCGCGGCCCGCAGAACAAGATCGAGGAACTGCGCATCGAGCTCTGCGACAAGATCAACGCGCTGGGCATCGGGGCGCAGGGTCTGGGTGGGCTCAGCACGGTGCTCGACGTCAAGATCTGGGACTACCCCACCCATGCGGCCTCCAAGCCCATTGCCATGATTCCGAACTGTGCGGCCACGCGGCACGCGCACTTCGTGCTCGACGGCAGCGGTGTGGCGGAACTGCCGGTGCCCAGCCTCAGCGACTGGCCCAACGTCACCTGGCGTCCGGATGTGAATGCGAAGCGCGTGGATCTCGACACGCTCACGCCGGAAGTGGTGGCCACGTGGAAGGCGGGCGACCGATTGCTGCTCAACGGCCGCATGCTCACGGGCCGCGACGCGGCGCACAAGCGCATCGCGGACCTCTACGCCAGCGGCGAGGGACTGCCTGCGGGAGTGGACTTCACCAACCGCGTGATCTACTACGTGGGCCCCGTGGATCCGGTGCGCGATGAAGCGGTGGGCCCGGCGGGCCCCACCACGGCCACCCGCATGGACAAGTTCACGGAGATGATGCTGGCCAAGACGGGGCTCATCGCCATGATCGGCAAGGCGGAACGCGGCACCATGGGGCTCGAGGCCATTCGCAAGCACAAGGCGGCGTATCTCATGGCCGTCGGTGGTGCGGCGTACCTGGTGTCCAAGGCCATCCGCCACTCGCGTGTGGTGGCCTTCGAAGACCTCGGCATGGAGGCCATCTACGAGTTCACGGTGGAGGACATGCCCGTGACCGTGGCCGTCGACTCGGCGGGTGACAACGTCCATGAAAGCGGCCCGGCCGAGTGGCAGGACAAGATCCGCAAGGGGCTGCCGGTGCTGGCGTGA
- a CDS encoding alginate export family protein — MLTATRWACTLLLVVAVPALAQSSQAPAAASRTTATTTTVSSTTSAVSTAPVSSEAAAPKARLLEQWDDVIKDIPLAGERPITLTISGQARWREEFFRAFNTGELDDDHGQSRLLISADLVVGERKGRYARLFAEGRDAQSYGRTLPGGARPNDADRSDVQNLWIDLGSNKSYVRVGRQEIALGAQRLFGVPDWSNTRRGSQGVRLYTERGRFALEGIQARPMVVRQYARNHADTTQQFRTLSLGNATGAAPLWRGLPATWQAYWYEQQIESASAPVRRLTTGGRLMWDWGKKSALARSLEFEGAKQGGAIGARRLDGWFWVGEATVRWTRLRGAPSLALGIEEASGENRSTGDRQEAFAVLYPAAHAHGGYADVIGRTNVRELHLFSTWSPVRSVNLRFAAYRFDRLRLDDGVWTKQNSVFRAASGNTARHAADELDLTGVWKATAHTQVIFGGALVLPGAFLRNTPGGARTERWGFVGTAFTF, encoded by the coding sequence ATGCTGACAGCGACCCGGTGGGCGTGCACGCTGTTGTTGGTCGTGGCGGTGCCGGCGCTGGCACAGTCGTCCCAGGCGCCAGCAGCAGCATCACGTACCACAGCGACTACTACAACGGTTTCTTCGACGACCTCGGCGGTTTCAACCGCCCCGGTATCGTCAGAGGCTGCCGCGCCCAAGGCACGGCTGCTCGAGCAGTGGGATGATGTCATCAAGGACATCCCACTGGCCGGCGAGCGTCCGATCACCCTCACCATCAGCGGTCAGGCCCGTTGGCGCGAGGAGTTCTTCCGCGCCTTCAACACCGGCGAACTCGATGACGATCACGGCCAGTCGCGCCTGCTCATCAGCGCGGATCTCGTAGTCGGTGAGCGCAAGGGGCGCTACGCGCGTCTCTTCGCCGAAGGCCGGGACGCGCAGAGCTATGGCCGTACGCTGCCTGGTGGTGCGCGCCCGAATGACGCCGACCGCAGCGACGTGCAGAATCTCTGGATCGATCTGGGCAGCAACAAGTCGTACGTGCGCGTCGGACGACAGGAGATCGCCCTCGGTGCACAGCGCCTGTTTGGCGTACCCGACTGGTCCAATACGCGCCGCGGCTCACAGGGTGTGCGCTTGTACACGGAACGTGGACGTTTCGCGCTCGAGGGCATTCAGGCCCGTCCCATGGTCGTGCGCCAGTATGCGCGCAATCACGCAGATACGACGCAGCAGTTTCGCACACTCTCGCTGGGCAACGCGACTGGCGCGGCGCCGCTGTGGCGTGGCTTGCCTGCCACGTGGCAGGCGTATTGGTATGAGCAGCAGATTGAGTCCGCCAGCGCACCGGTTCGCCGCCTTACCACCGGCGGCCGCCTGATGTGGGATTGGGGCAAGAAGTCGGCGCTCGCGCGTTCACTGGAATTCGAAGGCGCGAAACAGGGCGGGGCGATCGGCGCGCGCCGTCTGGATGGCTGGTTCTGGGTCGGTGAAGCCACAGTGCGCTGGACCAGGTTGCGTGGCGCACCCAGTCTCGCCCTTGGCATTGAAGAGGCGAGCGGTGAGAATCGCAGCACCGGCGATCGGCAGGAGGCGTTCGCCGTGCTGTATCCGGCCGCGCATGCACACGGTGGCTATGCCGATGTCATCGGTCGCACCAACGTGCGTGAGCTGCACCTCTTCAGCACCTGGTCACCGGTGCGCAGCGTGAACCTGCGCTTTGCCGCCTATCGTTTCGACCGCCTCCGTCTCGACGACGGGGTGTGGACGAAGCAGAACTCGGTGTTCCGCGCAGCCAGTGGGAATACGGCGCGGCATGCCGCCGATGAGCTGGATCTGACCGGTGTGTGGAAGGCCACCGCACACACGCAGGTGATCTTCGGCGGCGCGCTCGTGCTGCCGGGCGCCTTCCTGCGAAACACACCGGGTGGTGCGCGAACGGAGCGTTGGGGCTTCGTCGGCACAGCCTTCACGTTCTGA
- a CDS encoding helix-turn-helix transcriptional regulator has protein sequence MLALATILTEFGLPYIRASVRGEILEVSPAASRQMGGDEPQVLRELAELARDTAAGPRHWRIPPQRASPRAAEARIGLRHCGALKVRAVQIGSPDADSEILMVLSPEPPDPMRRLFEARQLTGREREIASLLSTGRAIPEVAADLAISVHTAKRHTERVYAKLGIHSRAELARWMGELSQV, from the coding sequence ATGCTCGCTCTGGCAACGATCCTCACCGAATTCGGTCTACCCTACATCCGCGCTTCCGTGCGCGGCGAAATCCTCGAAGTCTCCCCGGCGGCCAGCCGTCAAATGGGAGGCGACGAACCGCAGGTGCTGCGCGAACTCGCCGAACTGGCCCGCGATACGGCAGCCGGCCCGCGTCACTGGCGCATCCCACCACAGCGGGCCAGCCCGCGGGCGGCCGAGGCCCGCATTGGGCTCCGGCACTGCGGTGCCCTCAAGGTACGCGCCGTACAAATCGGATCTCCCGATGCCGATTCGGAAATCCTCATGGTACTGAGTCCGGAGCCGCCGGACCCCATGCGGCGCCTGTTCGAGGCACGGCAACTCACCGGACGGGAGCGGGAAATCGCGTCCCTGCTCTCCACCGGCCGGGCCATCCCGGAAGTCGCCGCCGATCTCGCCATTTCGGTGCACACCGCCAAGCGCCACACCGAGCGGGTCTACGCCAAGCTTGGCATTCACAGCCGCGCCGAACTGGCCCGCTGGATGGGCGAGCTCTCGCAGGTCTGA
- a CDS encoding M20 family metallopeptidase — MTRSHRLILGVAASLTLSATATAQPATQYPTSWDPALMQRADIKAAMARLEQNFPQQVEEWIRLTEMPAKSGKEEARAAHVKAAFEKEGLRTSVDSIGNVIGVRKGTGGGPTIVIMAHMDVVFENTTPKKVRRSGDTLFAPGVGDNTASVANMLSTLRTMNATRFTHKGDIIFIGTVQEEVGLKGAEYWLAHNPRPDLLIVPDGAFGSVSYGALGIFWTKYVFTSPGAHTLASRGRPTPVRAVAEAVQRLYEIEFPALPDGAVMNIGQIHGGEIFNSVPQELYFTVDLRSPDPVLLDSLDRTITRVTKEVAEKHKVGLRVEVDQKNQAGGTEKQLEGARAHPLVQTAVDINRFLGISSGMPGAREAVPTGATDANPGVVRKIPSIAIGGSRANGAHQLTEYALASTALPSTKLLYLLTATFADGIKTVPPGKIVP, encoded by the coding sequence GTGACACGTTCCCATCGCCTGATCCTCGGCGTGGCCGCCAGCCTGACGCTCTCGGCCACGGCCACCGCGCAACCGGCCACGCAGTATCCCACGAGCTGGGATCCGGCGCTCATGCAGCGCGCCGATATCAAGGCCGCCATGGCGCGCCTTGAACAGAACTTCCCGCAGCAGGTGGAGGAGTGGATCCGCCTCACCGAGATGCCCGCCAAGTCGGGCAAGGAAGAGGCACGCGCGGCGCACGTGAAGGCCGCGTTCGAGAAGGAGGGGTTGCGCACGTCGGTGGACTCCATCGGCAACGTGATTGGTGTGCGCAAGGGCACCGGCGGTGGCCCCACCATTGTCATCATGGCTCACATGGACGTGGTGTTCGAAAACACCACGCCCAAGAAGGTCCGGCGCAGCGGGGACACGCTGTTTGCACCGGGTGTTGGTGACAACACCGCGTCAGTGGCCAACATGCTGTCCACGCTGCGCACCATGAACGCCACCAGGTTCACGCACAAGGGCGACATCATCTTCATTGGCACCGTGCAGGAAGAAGTCGGTCTCAAGGGCGCGGAATACTGGCTGGCCCACAACCCGCGTCCCGATCTGCTCATCGTACCCGATGGCGCGTTTGGCAGTGTGTCCTATGGCGCACTGGGCATCTTCTGGACCAAGTACGTGTTCACCAGCCCTGGTGCCCATACGCTGGCGTCGCGCGGCCGGCCCACGCCGGTGCGCGCGGTGGCGGAAGCCGTGCAGCGACTCTACGAGATCGAGTTCCCTGCGCTGCCCGATGGCGCGGTCATGAACATCGGACAGATCCACGGTGGCGAGATCTTCAACTCGGTGCCGCAGGAGCTGTACTTCACGGTGGACCTGCGCAGCCCCGACCCGGTGCTGCTCGACTCCCTCGATCGCACCATCACGCGCGTCACCAAAGAAGTCGCAGAGAAGCACAAGGTGGGGCTGCGTGTCGAAGTCGACCAGAAGAATCAGGCCGGTGGCACCGAGAAGCAGCTCGAAGGCGCGCGCGCCCATCCGCTGGTGCAGACGGCCGTGGACATCAACCGCTTTCTCGGCATCAGCTCGGGCATGCCGGGCGCACGGGAAGCGGTACCGACAGGTGCCACCGATGCCAACCCGGGCGTGGTGCGCAAGATTCCGAGCATTGCCATTGGTGGTTCACGCGCCAATGGCGCACATCAGCTGACCGAGTACGCGCTGGCGTCAACGGCGCTGCCGTCCACCAAGCTGCTCTATCTGCTCACCGCGACGTTCGCCGACGGCATCAAGACCGTGCCGCCCGGCAAGATCGTGCCTTGA
- a CDS encoding ATP-binding protein, whose amino-acid sequence MDSNAIRSAALLDKLSAQVPGVIYQFLLRPDGTSCFPFASNGIVDIYEVAPEEVQHDASAVFSRLHADDLPHVAASISESARELTRWQCEYRVQLPRAGQRWLRGDARPERLPDGSTLWHGYIGDITAQRYTLEALAESEARYRVQVEHAPEAIIVYDADTGVFTELNGNAVTLFGYPRDVLLRKTPMALCPPVQPDGRPSLPAALEAMQAALDGQTVVQRWTYRHADGHDIPCEVRLVRMPAEGRRLVRGSITDITAQQRLQDELLQAKKMESVGRLAGGIAHDFNNVLTIIRTSVDLALSGLAVDDPLRDDLTRVAEATTSATSLTRHLLAFSRRQVIAPVVLDVNQVVQRVSGMLRRVMGESISLRLATATRPAMVRFDEGQLEQILVNLAINARDAMPGGGVLSIAVDVMPDELESRHQEFVRLQVTDTGQGMTADVRERAFEPFFTTKDVGHGTGLGLAMIHGAVSQNGGRIQLDSEPGHGTRFTILLPHVKAVASGPEAGQDAMLPTGSEQVLVAEDDERVRTLIVRLLTRQGYVVRAFASAEELLDWTAQHPGSFDLLLTDVMMPGMNGRELVHYLRLAHPDVPVLYTSGYTADIIGAHGVPLNGTPMSGASFLAKPFTAADLAVKVRAVLDEAKR is encoded by the coding sequence ATGGACTCCAATGCCATTCGCTCGGCGGCGCTGCTCGACAAGTTGTCGGCGCAAGTGCCCGGTGTCATTTACCAGTTTCTGCTCCGGCCCGATGGGACCTCGTGTTTCCCGTTCGCCAGCAACGGCATCGTGGACATCTACGAAGTCGCGCCGGAGGAAGTGCAGCACGACGCGTCGGCCGTCTTCTCGCGACTGCATGCCGATGACCTGCCGCATGTGGCCGCGTCCATCAGTGAGTCGGCCCGCGAGCTGACCCGCTGGCAGTGCGAGTATCGCGTGCAACTGCCACGCGCCGGCCAGCGCTGGCTGCGTGGTGATGCCCGTCCTGAACGTCTGCCCGACGGCAGCACCCTCTGGCACGGCTACATCGGTGACATCACGGCGCAGCGGTACACACTCGAGGCCCTGGCGGAAAGTGAGGCGCGCTACCGGGTGCAGGTGGAGCACGCCCCGGAGGCCATCATCGTGTATGACGCCGACACCGGCGTCTTCACCGAACTCAATGGCAATGCGGTCACGCTGTTTGGCTATCCGCGTGATGTGCTGCTGCGCAAGACGCCCATGGCGCTCTGTCCGCCCGTGCAGCCCGATGGACGTCCCAGTCTGCCGGCCGCGCTTGAAGCCATGCAGGCGGCACTCGACGGTCAGACCGTCGTGCAGCGCTGGACCTATCGGCACGCCGACGGCCACGACATTCCCTGCGAAGTGCGCCTCGTGCGCATGCCGGCCGAGGGACGGCGACTGGTGCGCGGCAGCATCACGGACATCACGGCGCAGCAGCGCCTGCAGGATGAGCTGCTGCAGGCCAAGAAGATGGAATCGGTGGGACGTCTGGCCGGTGGCATCGCGCACGACTTCAACAACGTACTCACCATCATTCGCACCTCGGTGGATCTCGCGCTCAGCGGCCTGGCCGTCGATGATCCGCTACGCGACGATCTGACGCGCGTGGCCGAGGCCACCACGTCGGCCACCAGTCTCACGCGACACTTGCTGGCTTTCTCTCGGCGTCAGGTCATCGCGCCGGTGGTCCTCGACGTGAATCAGGTGGTACAGCGTGTCTCCGGCATGCTTCGGCGGGTGATGGGCGAATCCATCAGTCTGCGTCTGGCCACCGCCACGCGTCCAGCCATGGTGCGCTTCGACGAAGGCCAACTCGAGCAGATCCTCGTGAATCTCGCCATCAACGCCCGCGACGCGATGCCGGGCGGTGGGGTGCTATCCATCGCGGTGGATGTAATGCCGGACGAACTCGAGAGCCGTCATCAGGAATTCGTGCGCCTGCAGGTGACCGACACCGGACAGGGGATGACCGCCGACGTGCGCGAACGCGCCTTCGAACCGTTCTTCACCACAAAAGACGTGGGGCACGGCACCGGTCTCGGTCTCGCCATGATTCACGGGGCGGTGTCACAGAACGGCGGACGCATTCAGCTCGACAGCGAGCCCGGTCACGGCACGCGATTCACCATTCTGCTGCCGCATGTCAAGGCGGTGGCGAGCGGACCCGAAGCGGGTCAGGATGCCATGTTACCGACCGGGAGCGAGCAGGTGTTGGTGGCCGAAGACGACGAACGTGTTCGCACGCTCATCGTGCGGCTGCTCACACGACAGGGCTATGTCGTGCGGGCCTTTGCCTCAGCCGAAGAGTTGCTGGACTGGACCGCGCAGCATCCGGGATCGTTCGATCTCCTGCTGACCGACGTCATGATGCCCGGCATGAACGGCCGCGAACTGGTGCACTATCTGCGGCTGGCGCACCCGGACGTGCCCGTGCTATACACGTCCGGATACACCGCCGATATCATTGGGGCTCATGGCGTGCCATTGAATGGCACGCCCATGAGCGGTGCGTCATTCCTGGCCAAGCCGTTCACGGCGGCGGACCTGGCCGTCAAGGTCCGCGCCGTGCTCGATGAGGCGAAGCGCTGA
- a CDS encoding GxxExxY protein, with protein sequence MRLIHGEVTDAILAVYYELYNELGWGFSESVYGSVMASLLAQRGLTVEREQVLRVRFRGEDHGEFRADLVVAGRVLIELKSCKQIIPAHEAQLLNYLRASGLEVGLLLNFGPKPEIRRLVWSQTSRRLEVS encoded by the coding sequence ATGCGACTCATCCACGGCGAGGTGACCGACGCGATATTGGCCGTGTACTACGAGCTGTACAATGAACTTGGATGGGGATTCTCAGAGTCGGTCTACGGCAGTGTGATGGCGTCCCTGTTGGCGCAACGCGGGCTCACCGTCGAGAGGGAGCAGGTATTGCGCGTGCGCTTCCGGGGCGAGGATCACGGAGAGTTCAGGGCGGACCTCGTGGTGGCCGGGCGCGTTCTCATAGAGCTCAAATCGTGCAAGCAGATCATTCCTGCTCATGAGGCGCAGTTGCTCAATTACCTCCGGGCGTCGGGCCTGGAGGTAGGATTGTTGCTCAACTTTGGTCCAAAGCCCGAGATCCGTCGACTTGTCTGGAGCCAAACCTCTCGACGACTTGAGGTCTCGTGA
- a CDS encoding methyl-accepting chemotaxis protein produces the protein MRHWTVRTRLLAGFSFLLILLAAVGSIATLRVYSLRHTVDLATRDVAGKVRAANELIDAVNEAARFKLALFAASSEELIASSSEGVTHSRERINAAYARLDSVVADSGGSADTAMARQVAEIKALRKVHAASFDAAAEVRKSGDVARAEAMLTSEVLPSLSTYVAAISALVDAQDAALAAEAATAEAQAVRGIVLIVALCLVAIVAGLTVAWFIYRSITVPLAQLTRVADQLAEGDCNVSIDQQGARDEVAELAVAMQRMAAADARLADVAQHLADGDASVTVHVRSERDVLGQAMTRVQQTLVALDGEMRTLTEAAVAGRLQVRAETEQFRGSFRELAIGLNTVLDNLLEPVNEARGTLERLATRDLSARMRTTWQGDHGVLATALNTAAEALDSTLAEVASSAQQVNAASLQIADGSQGLARSASDQAASLEEVASGLQEVGAVTRQNAQYAAEAQQLTHEAQQTSSRGVEEMGRLSDAIARIKQASDATARIVKTIDEIAFQTNLLALNAAVEAARAGDAGRGFAVVAEEVRSLALRSAEAARQTSDLIEQAVTTAAEGVTRNELVLEQLHEIDRQVTRVGAVMVEVATASQQQREGITTIEKAVELMNGVTQQVAANAEESASAAEELASQATTMTALIGEFALSGQESASRSAISGSNRHAGRSRRSARSLVAA, from the coding sequence ATGCGCCACTGGACCGTCCGCACCCGGCTGCTTGCCGGCTTCAGCTTTCTGCTCATTCTTCTGGCCGCCGTGGGCAGCATCGCCACGTTGCGCGTGTACTCGTTGCGCCACACGGTCGATCTCGCCACGCGCGACGTGGCTGGCAAGGTGCGCGCCGCCAACGAACTCATCGACGCAGTGAACGAAGCAGCGCGCTTCAAGCTCGCGCTGTTTGCTGCCAGCTCGGAGGAATTGATTGCCAGCTCGTCCGAGGGCGTAACGCACTCACGCGAACGCATCAACGCGGCCTATGCGCGTCTCGATTCCGTCGTGGCGGATTCTGGCGGCAGTGCCGACACCGCCATGGCGCGCCAGGTGGCCGAGATCAAGGCCTTGCGCAAGGTACATGCAGCCTCGTTCGACGCGGCGGCCGAAGTACGCAAGAGCGGTGATGTCGCCCGCGCCGAAGCCATGCTCACGAGCGAAGTGCTGCCATCACTGTCAACGTATGTGGCCGCCATTTCCGCGCTGGTCGACGCGCAGGACGCGGCGCTGGCCGCCGAGGCGGCCACCGCGGAGGCACAGGCGGTTCGGGGCATCGTGCTCATCGTGGCGCTCTGCCTCGTGGCCATCGTGGCCGGTCTGACCGTTGCCTGGTTCATCTATCGCAGCATCACCGTCCCCCTCGCGCAGCTCACGCGCGTGGCGGATCAGTTGGCCGAGGGCGACTGCAATGTCTCCATCGATCAGCAGGGCGCGCGTGACGAAGTGGCGGAGTTGGCAGTGGCCATGCAGCGCATGGCCGCAGCCGACGCCCGACTGGCCGATGTGGCGCAGCATCTCGCCGATGGCGATGCGTCGGTGACGGTGCATGTGCGCTCGGAGCGGGACGTGCTTGGTCAGGCCATGACGCGCGTGCAACAGACGCTCGTGGCGCTCGACGGTGAGATGCGCACACTCACGGAGGCCGCGGTGGCTGGCCGCTTGCAGGTGCGCGCGGAGACGGAACAGTTCCGTGGCTCCTTCCGCGAGCTCGCCATTGGTCTCAATACGGTGCTCGACAATCTGCTCGAGCCGGTGAACGAAGCGCGTGGCACGCTGGAGCGCCTGGCCACCCGCGACCTCTCGGCGCGCATGCGCACCACCTGGCAGGGTGATCATGGCGTATTGGCCACCGCGCTCAACACGGCGGCCGAGGCCCTCGACAGCACGCTGGCTGAGGTCGCGTCGTCGGCGCAACAGGTGAACGCCGCCTCGCTGCAGATTGCCGACGGCAGTCAGGGTCTGGCGCGTTCTGCCTCCGACCAGGCCGCGTCGCTTGAAGAAGTGGCCTCCGGTCTGCAGGAAGTGGGCGCGGTCACGCGTCAGAACGCGCAGTACGCCGCTGAGGCGCAGCAACTCACGCACGAGGCGCAGCAGACTTCAAGCCGCGGGGTGGAGGAGATGGGTCGTCTGTCCGATGCCATTGCGCGCATCAAGCAGGCCAGCGACGCCACGGCCCGTATCGTGAAAACCATCGACGAGATTGCCTTCCAGACCAACCTGCTGGCGCTCAACGCGGCCGTGGAAGCGGCGCGTGCGGGTGACGCGGGCCGCGGCTTCGCAGTGGTGGCCGAAGAGGTGCGCAGCCTCGCGCTGCGCAGCGCCGAGGCCGCGCGGCAAACCTCGGACCTCATCGAGCAGGCGGTCACCACGGCGGCGGAAGGCGTGACACGCAACGAACTCGTGCTCGAGCAGCTGCACGAGATCGATCGTCAGGTCACGCGCGTCGGAGCGGTGATGGTGGAAGTGGCCACCGCCAGCCAGCAGCAGCGCGAGGGCATCACGACCATCGAGAAGGCTGTGGAGCTCATGAACGGCGTCACGCAGCAGGTGGCGGCCAACGCGGAAGAATCGGCCAGCGCGGCCGAGGAACTCGCGAGTCAGGCCACGACCATGACGGCGCTCATCGGCGAGTTTGCGCTGAGTGGACAGGAATCGGCGTCGCGGTCTGCCATTTCTGGCAGCAACCGCCACGCCGGACGGTCACGCCGGTCCGCTCGCTCGCTGGTCGCGGCCTGA